The following nucleotide sequence is from Molothrus ater isolate BHLD 08-10-18 breed brown headed cowbird chromosome 12, BPBGC_Mater_1.1, whole genome shotgun sequence.
CCGAACTCGTGAGTTTCGGAGCGGGTCTCGGAGGGCGACAGCTCAGCCGTGGtggcgggcagggccggccgCTGTCCCCTGCTTTGCTCCGCTCTGTCGCCTTCTCCCAGCGGGCCCGGGGCACGGTgccggcggccgggccgggacaggcgccggggctggggcagcgcAGGGGTCCCGGGGAACCTCCGGGACCGGGGGCTGTGGCAGAAGGTCTGGGAGGGCCCCGGTGGCCGCAGGTCCCGTGCCGAGGAGCCGCGGGCCCGTCTCGAGGAGCCGCGGGCCCCGTCTCGAGGAGCCGCGGGCCCGTCCCCGGAGCCGCGGCGCGGGCGTTGCCATGGTGAGCAACggagccgagcggggccggagcggccGCTCTGCCCTTGGAGCCGCGGTGAGGGGACGGCCGGGGGCGGTGCGGGGCCCCTGGGCAAGGTCTGCGGCTCCCTGTGTGCCCCGCTCGGGGTCAGCCTGACCGCAGGGACGGCACACAAATGATACGCGGCAGGCGCTGCCCTTGGGGGCTGCCGGCTCCGCGGAGCGGCCTCTCCCTCCAAGGCCCCTGCGGGCCGCGGGCTGGGGCACGGCCGGTGCCCAGCGGGttgatggagctgctgctccgCCAGCAGCAGCCCGAGCAGGGGGGAGGACACGGGGGATGCGGTCTGAATGTGGGGACGTGCTCTGCCCTACGGAgacaggctctgcctgctctgcacgCTTAGGGTGTCCACGAACATTGGACAGTTTGTCCCAGCCCAAACTCAGTGCTCTCCCTTTCTGGCTGCCTCGGCCATGTTCGTGTACCAAAGCACTGCGGCCACAATGGGAGTGTTTCTCTCTTCCTGTGTATCTGGGTCCCACCCCTGAATTCACCCTGGTGTGTGCATTCCTGTAGTGCCCGGCAGAATGGAGGCcttggaggagaaggaggaagtgGAGCAAACACCAGATGATGTGATCTCTTTGAATATCAGTGATTACCTCGATGAGCTGGAACTAGATGCGGAGGAAGCCTCTGTCATAAGCAATGAATCGTAAGTCTCTGCCCATGGCTTGGATGAGCAGGGACGTTCCCTTTGGGCCCCACAGGGTGATTGCACGTGTGTGGATGGCACATGTGGTCCCCCTTGCATGGTGATAGGAGTGAGCAAGTTTCTTGTGCCTGATGAGTTTGTCCAAGATTGTGGGTGTGCAAGTAAGACAAGGTAACTCATTTGGTTGTACATCCATTCACCACTGTATAAAGATCCCCCAAGACTCTGGGTATATGTCAGTTTCCCATTGCTCCAGAGATGTTTGGCTATGTCAAAATCATATCCTTGGATATGGCCCCCATTTTGTACCTGTGAAACAGGGAAGCCCTGCCATGTTTTGATATCAGATCATCCTGCCTGTATTGCTCCTGGCTTATTACTTGTGTCTCTCTGCCTCCCCCTTCTACGTAAGTGATTTTGACTGGAGCTCCATTGACACATCCAACTTACCATCTTCGTACAAGACAAATTCCCGGCAGGAgaagaagctgctgcagctcgCTGACAATTTCTTGCAGCAGTACTCTCACCTGTGCCCTGACCGCAAGCCGCTCTTCATCCACCCGCTCAACGAGTGTGGTGTGCAGGTATggggtggctggggctgggcacagcacagggaacacCTGGATTCCACTGTGCCAAATGctgtggaagagcagcagcccctcctggctaAAGGGAATGGGAACCTGCTGGCTGAACCCACAGCCCCTGAGCgagcacacagagccccaggaaCACCATGGCTGTCCAAATCCATGAGCCGTATAAATGTTGGTGTTGCCATGTGGGCTGCAGTGTGATGCTTAGGAAACAGGAGAGACCACAGAAATataaagggaaggaaaagaaatacatgAACTAGATAAGGCTCAGGCTCAGCCACAGATAGGGATCCAGAGTTAGGACTTACTCTGAACTTCTCTGAAGTTACAGGGAAGGAGTAAATGTGGAAGTTTTtggtctggttttgttttctctgggCCCAAGCTGCACAACTGTTGTCTAGTTCTGGACCTGATGtttcccccctgcccctctgggCACCTGGAATTGCTAGTTTGTACTAGCTTTCCCCAAAATTTATTGTATCATTAACATGCAAGGCAAAAAAGAATGCTGGAGGATGTAAAAGCCAGAAAAGGCAGTAGTTATTTGACTTGCTTGAAAATGAAGAGAAGAACTGGCTCACCTCTGAAATGTGTCTGAGATGAGGTTGAAGTTTCAGCCACAGGCAAGCAGACGGCCTCCCAGCCCCATGAAATTTCCATCCTGGAACTGGAGAGAAGGGATATTGATGCTGTTGATATGCTGTAGAAAGATCCTGAATTTGATCTGCAACATCCGGGGGTGGTCTGAGGATGGCTTTGGAGAGGACACTCTGCCAAGGCCCTGTTGGCTAACCAAACTCCTCTTGTTGCCCTACAGAAGTTTGTGAGCACAACAGTGAGGCCAACCCTGCTGCCTTACCCAGACATGTACTACTggtcaggctgtgccagctttGTCAGTGATTACCTCATCATGGAGCCCCTCAAGTGCCCAGTCACACCGGTAagaaaggagctgcagccccagcagagacACAACAGAGGTGACAGAAGGGCCTTTCAGCAGCACACAGTGGCCAGGTCCCAGTGGCTGGGATCACAAAGGTCTCTGACACTTCCACCATCCCCTCAGTATTTAGGCAGCCCCTGATTTTCCTAGACCCAGTGCATTCTGTTGGACCCACGGTCCCAGTGCATGTGCAGTGTGATACCTTTTAAGTAATTAAGCACCATTTCTTCAAGACCAGACCCTGCCTTCAGCCAGCCCAGATGAACAGTTGGAGCACAGTGGGAGGCAATGGCTGACAAGCCTCCCCTCTGAAAATCAAGACACTTTGGAACAGAGGAGCACATAAACCCTAGGGGATGATACTTGACCTCAGTGACCTGTTCTTAGGCACTTTTTGACTTTTATATTCCCATATCTGGGCATATTTTGGGATGAAGGGAGATTTCTAGGTTAGCAAAAAAGGGATGAtgccagagctgggacaagTTCTTGATGAGAATCAGCTAAGAGAACACACTCCTTGCTAGCAAGGACTGCAGAGTGACCTAAACAATCTACACCAGGCACAGGCTGTCCCAAGAGCCCCAGGGTCTCAAAAGGAGCTCTGGCACTTTTTGACTACACAGAAGGTATCTCCATTTAGCAGGTGGAGACTGCCTTGATCACTTTAGGTGTTGTCTGAGAACTGAGTGGGATTAGAACCTCTCTGTATGCAGTATGTGTGTAGTGATACTTTTTATTGCTCACCAGCAAGGGTCAGAAAGAAATATGTTTCCTCCTGTGAACTATAATTTAGCTTATGGGTGTTTTCCTTGGAAGACCTGCAGACagaacagcaggagagagagggaaatccCATTCCAGGATCAGCATTAGGTTTTCAGCAGTTTGATGAGTTTGtaatttccttcccttcctgtggTTAAATTTGTCACCAGGTTTGAGGTCAGAGTTTCCCCAGATCATTTTGGAGGGGAGTTTTAGAGTCAGTggcttttaaagaaatgttaCATAACAGATTCCCATAGGGTGCAGGgcccagggatgtggggaaTGCCTCTCTCTGCCTGGTGCACGTTTCAGCTCCACAAGACAAGCACTGTGAATGTCATCTCTCTCTTTCAAGCCCAGCTCACTCTATTCCCCAACCACCATTGTGAAGTACCAGCGAGGGAACTGCTTTGACTTCAGCgtgctgctgtgctccctgctggtGGGGGCTGGCTACGATGCCTACTGTGTACATGGATATGCCACCCTCGAGATGTGCTCCCTGGACCAGACCCAGGAGGTGTGCCCACGGCTCAGGAAGCCCCCAGAGGTGAGATCTGCAGGCAGTGGGCAGAGAGGAGTCCAGCACACATTCTCAGCCTGTTCATGTCCAGTGAGCTCCAGAGCTGAGCTAGGGGGAACAGCTTCAGGTCCACACTGGGTTTCAGTCTGTGCCCACCAAAGGAATCTTTTGAGTGATTTTCTACAGCTCCTTACAAGGCCTTTTTGGCTTCACTGAATTTCTGCTCACCAGGTGCAATATTGCAAACTGCCAAATGTTGGGAACTGGGGGTTACCTGTAAGCCATACATTTACTTACTTCTCTTGATCTCTGCTGGGTTTCACAGTAATATCCTGCTTTTGCAGGTACCGGTAAAGGAGGATCCCAACAAGTATAGAATTAAGTACCCTTTAGAGCCAAAGAGCCAGTTTGAGCTTCAGCAGAAGgccaaggaggaggaagaagctaAATCCACacaagaggaggaaagagaagaggaggtGGTTGAGGTGAGTTAGCAAGGTCCACCTTCCTGTGAGCTTCAGGAAAAGTAGCTGAGACAGAGGTAATGGCTGGCCAAAGAGAACAGCTCACACCCTCCTGAAGCATGACACAACCTTGATCATGGCCATGAGCACTTGGCCTCCAGGAGCACAGTGtgggctggcacaggaacaTGTGCTGACTATGTACCTCACTCCTAAAGAGCATTAAGAGCCTGGAGTTCTTTAGAAGTGGACAGAGGAAAGGACAAGATGGCCCTTGGGTTGGAGTAAAGTGTCAGTGAAATGGCAATAATTATTGCTCTATCCTCTGTGCTACAGGAGGTGGAAAAGCCCAAGCGAGACCCTTTGCATGGCTTACGGGTGCACGCCTGGGTTCTGGTTCTGTCTGGGAAGAGGAAGGTTCCCGAGACCTTCTTCATCAACCCCTTCACAGGAAACAACCACAGCACCAAGGATGAGTGCTTCCTTGGGATTGAGAGCATCTGGAATGACAAGAACTACTGGGTGAACATGCAGGACTGCCGCAAAGGCTGCAAGGTAGGGAGCCCTTAgcaccctgcctgggcactgagGGACAGCTGGGCTCACCTGAGTCCTGGGGAAGTCCAAGACCAGGAGTGCTCCAGTTTCCACTTAACCATTCCTTGTGTTGGTTTTGGTCATGTTGCTCTGATTACACAGACTATGGAACTACTCCAGGGCATCCCAGACTCTGAGCTGGTAAATACAGATCACATCTATTAAATCCCTACAGTGCAAAAGTTTCAGCTTTTAAGGCTGCCTAGGCACTCCTTCTCTCAAACAGCAGCTTTTGAGGCAGAGGATGTTTTGGGTCTGTCAGGCATAGCTCAAGGAAGGTAAAATCTTGATTCAGCTCTTACCACACCTCAGCTACGCCCCAGCAGACACAGAGTCTGGGAGGTGAGGGTCTGAGTTAGATCAGCTTGCCCTGGGGGGCCATACTTGTCCAGAGGAAGGAGGCAGAAGCATTTCcagccatttcctctcatctgtGGAAGAGGCACCACGAGGAAGGGGTTCTGCAACCTCaaggcacagggacagtcttTGGGGTCCCACCAGCCAGCCAAGGATTTGAGGAGCTCAACTCCCTAGAGTTCCTAAAGTCTCTGGCACCCAGGCAGGTCCAGAGCACCACAGACATATTGATGCAGTGGTCAAATTTAGTGCCAGGCCCTTGACAATGCCCTGTAGTTAAAAGAGTTTTTTCTATATGCCCTAGGATCTCAGCTTTGACTTGAGTAATCGTTTCTGCTGGGAAATTATGTTTCCAGAGAGCGACGAGGCCTCTCAGTTGCCCACAGAGTCACCCAAGAACAGCACAGATGAAATGGTGAGTGACCCAAGCAATGCTCTCAAGCACTGGGGACCCTGTGTGGAACCAGTGTGTCCATAGTGAATatctgcctgcctgctgccctctccAGGTCACATCCCTTCTACTCTGGCCAGGTTTAGATTCCTTCTCAATCTAGGAGAGTTCTGGTGATTTCTGAAGCAGGACTCCAAGT
It contains:
- the DRC7 gene encoding dynein regulatory complex subunit 7, yielding MEALEEKEEVEQTPDDVISLNISDYLDELELDAEEASVISNESDFDWSSIDTSNLPSSYKTNSRQEKKLLQLADNFLQQYSHLCPDRKPLFIHPLNECGVQKFVSTTVRPTLLPYPDMYYWSGCASFVSDYLIMEPLKCPVTPPSSLYSPTTIVKYQRGNCFDFSVLLCSLLVGAGYDAYCVHGYATLEMCSLDQTQEVCPRLRKPPEVPVKEDPNKYRIKYPLEPKSQFELQQKAKEEEEAKSTQEEEREEEVVEEVEKPKRDPLHGLRVHAWVLVLSGKRKVPETFFINPFTGNNHSTKDECFLGIESIWNDKNYWVNMQDCRKGCKDLSFDLSNRFCWEIMFPESDEASQLPTESPKNSTDEMQEKKKIGRSFEMPLSWVDRIKVSCKEYENPFPRGKKVILYDKAKQEKWAAYANADGLVERLTVYADSDRTEELEVKEWFEHRKDLLYMREVNHQTQLITDHFNPGHPLLLKAHTYTSLEPETGHTVEFYHKARVDGLWKRSETATEMTEYFEEREDLLHKRHINFGERDQGMETAGGTAEANARPIVQIKEYFHRNPKKPADEDVEERVFKVIDDVIQLTYHLEVYDIIPSKVVFSRVIGREKREGEIFLSRENTVKYQPWSSEKHKNMRYLYNLLWELRAEQKDLKQLVRDSEAEMLNILTVREKEEANIKLTVSIYSAAQREQRIATLLEEEQKSSQSSLEKKSQQTGGEDESVTHHTATNSTM